One Candidatus Delongbacteria bacterium genomic window, GCAGGCGGACGCCCTGGTCCGCATCGCGACCATGAACCAGGAACTGCAGCCCACGGCCTTCGTGCCGGTCTTCAAGACCCTGCTCTTCCTGGGGCTGGCGGGCCTGCTCTGGTGGCAGCGCAAGAGCTTCGGCCTGTTCGTGCGGGACTGGCGCCGGCACCGGCTGGCCTACGTCTTCGTGCTGCCCTCCTTCGTGGTCATCGCCGCCACCATCGTCTACCCCTTCTTCTACAACATCATGCTCTCGCTCTCCAACATGAGCCTGCGGCACTTCCAGAGCTGGGAGATGATCGGTCTGCAGAACTACGCCCAGGTCTTCCAGGAGAGCGTCTTCTGGAGCGTGCTGCTCAAGACCATCATCTGGACCGTGGTGAACGTGGGCTTCCACGTGGTGCTGGGCGTCTTCCTGGCCATCGTGATCAACGGCCCGGTGGTGGGCAAGAGCCTCTACCGCGTGCTGCTGATCATCCCCTGGGCCGTGCCGTCCTACATCACGGCGCTCACCTGGCGCGGGATGTTCAACGCGGAGTACGGCGCGATCAACCTCATCGGCCACCAGCTCTTCAACCTGCCGATGATCGACTGGATGAAGGATCCCCTGGCGGCCTTCATCGCCTGCATCACGACCAACGTCTGGCTGGGCTTCCCCTTCATGATGGTGATCGCCCTGGGCGGCCTGCAGGCCATCCCCCAGGAGCTCTACGAGGCGGCCCGGGTGGACGGGGCCTCGCGCTGGACGCAGTTCCGCAAGATCACCCTGCCGCTGCTCAAGCCCGTGATGCTGCCCGCCGTGACCCTGGGCACCGTCTGGACCTTCAACCAGCTCAACGTGATGTGGCTGGTCTCCAACGGCGGCGAGCCCAGCGACAAGACCCACATCCTGGTGAGCTACGTCTACAAGGCGGTGTTCAACCTCTACCAGTACGGCTACGGAGCGGCGCTCTCGATGGTGATCTTTTTCATCCTGCTGGCCTTCTCCATCACCTTCCTGAAGCGCACCAGCGCCACCAAAGCCGTCTACTAGGCCCGGAGACCGCATGAAGGAACCGCGCATCCTCACTCTTGGCCGGCACCTGGTGCTGCTGCTGTTCAGCGTCATCGCCGTGTACCCGCTGCTCAACGTGATCACCATCTCGCTGCGCCCGGGCGACAAGCTGCGCTCCACGGACCTTGCGCTCATCCCCGACGGCGCCTCGCTGCAGAGCTACATCGCGCTGTTCACGGAGCACGCCTTCCTGACCTGGCTCTGGAACAGCATCCTGGTCTCGGTGGTGGTGACCGCCACGGGCGTGGTGCTGGCGGCGGTGGGCGGCTACGCCTTCAGCCGCTTCAAGTTCGTGGGCCACGACGCGGGCATGCTGGCGCTGATGACCACGCAGATGTTTCCCGCCACCATGCTGCTGCTGCCGCTCTACATCATGGTGGCCAAACTGCACCTGGTGAACACCTTCCTGGGCCTGATGGTGCTCTACACGGCCACGGCCCTGCCCTTCTGCCTCTGGCAGATGAAGGGCTTCTACGACACCATCCCCACCTCGCTGGAGGAGGCGGCGCGCATCGACGGCTGCTCGCGCTTCCAGGCTTTTTATCGGGTCGTGCTGCCGCTGGCCAGCCCGGCACTGGTGATCACGGCGCTGTTCTCCTTCATGGCCTCGTGGTCGGAGTACATCGTGGCGGCGCAGATCCTGCAGGAGAGCGACCTGTTCACGCTGCCGCTGGGGCTGAAGAGTTTCCAGGCCAGCATGAGCACGCAGTGGGGCTACTACGCCGCGGCCAGCGTGCTGGTCAGCCTGCCCGTGATGGTGATCTTCATCGCGCTCTCGCGCTACCTGGTGAGCGGCCTGACCCTGGGCGCGGTCAAGGAATGAGCCTGGGCTTCCTGAACGAGCGCCTGCGCGGCACCGTCGTGGTGGACCGGCTGGAGAGCCGCCTGCTGGCGGGCAATCCGCTGGGCGACCCGGCCGTGCGACATCTGCCCGTCTACCTGCCGCCCGCGTATCACACCACCACCGCGCGCTATCCGCTTGTGATGATCCTGGGCGGCCTGTTCGGCAGCGCGGCAGGCTGGCTGGCCTTCCGCTCCTTCGACGAGAACGTGCTCGAACTGGCGGACCGGCTGATCGCCGCGGGCGCGCTGCCTCCGGCCGTGCTGGCCTTCCCGGACTGCAGCACGCGCTACGGCGGCGGCCAGTACCTGGACTCCCCGGGCACGGGGCGCTACCTGAGCCACCTGGCGGACGAGGTGCTGCCTCTTCTAGAGGCGCACTACCGCCTGCGCGGCGACGCGGCCGGACGCGCGGTGGCCGGACGCTCCAGCGGCGGCTTCGGCGCCCTGCGTCTGGTGATGGCCCGGCCGGGCCTGTTCGCCCACTGCGCCTCGGGCTCCGGCGACCTGTACTTCGAGATGAGCGCGCGGCCGGAGCTGGCCCGGCTGCCCTCCGCCCTGGAGCGGCTGGGTGGGCTGGACGAATTCCTGCGTGGGCTGCCCGCGCTGCGCCATCTGGGTTCGGACGAGGCCTGCGTCCTGAACGTCCTGGCCCAGGCCTCCAGCTATTCCCCATCTGACACGCCGCCGGGCTTCCGCCTGCCCATCGACCCCGAATCCGGCGAGCTGGACGAGGAGGTCTTCGCGCTTTGGAAGACCCACGATCCGGCGGAACGCGTGCTGACGAATGAGCCCGAGCGCGCGGCCCTGGCCGGTCTGCAGACGCTCTACGTGGAAGCCGGCGACCGCGACGAGTATCACGCCGACCTGGGGGCGCGGGTCTTCGCACAGCGCTGCCGGCTGCTGGGCATCGACCGGCTGTACCACAGTTACCCCGGCGGCCACTCCGGCGGCACCGCGCGCTGGGCCGTGATGCTGCCGCTGCTGCTGGAGCGGATGAACTGATCTGTCGGCCGGACTGGGCGGACAAGAAAACGGGGGCCGGCTCGCGTCGACCCCCGTCGTGTCTCACGGGTTGGCGGGGCGCTCTCAGAGCGGATTGCGGCCGATAAGCTTGAAGGATTGCGGCTCCACGCGGAGCTTGACCTCTTCGCCCGACCCCACCTGCAGCACGCCCTCGTACCAGACTTCAAAGCCTTCCACCTTGAGCTGATAGGCGCCGGGCTGCACGTCGAAGATCGTGGCCGTGGCCATCTCGTCGATGCCGGAGAGGGGCAGCTCGGCCCGCTTCTTGCCATCCAGGTAGACCGTGCACATGCCTTCCGCGGAAAGGAAGGTCAGTTTGGAGGGCCGCAGCGGCACGGCGGGCGAGTCGCTCTCCTCGGGCAGCCCGCTGGTGGTGGTGGTCACCGTCTCCTCCACGATCCCCTCGTTCATGCCGCTCACTTGCATGGTCACGCTGCCCATCCCCATCCCGGGCATGCCCATGTTGAGGGTCACCTGCTCGGCGGGGGCCTGGCTGCGCACCGTGCGCGTGGTCGTCGTGGTGGTGGCCTGGGGCGCGGGCGCGGCGGTGGGGGGTGTCACGGCCCCGGGCACAGGGATGGTGTCCAGCACCAGCAGCTGGCCGTCCTTGAAGGTGATCCGCGTGATCATGGCGCCGGGCAGCTCGACGGTGGTGTCCGCCACCTTGTCCGCCTTGAACATGCCGGTCTGCTTGTAGACCTCGAGCAGGTGCCGACCCGCGCCCACTTCCGTCATACAGCGGCCTTCCACCGGGGTCAGGTTCTGGCCGTCCAGCCGCGCCATCAGGCCCGGACCAG contains:
- a CDS encoding sugar ABC transporter permease, which codes for MKEPRILTLGRHLVLLLFSVIAVYPLLNVITISLRPGDKLRSTDLALIPDGASLQSYIALFTEHAFLTWLWNSILVSVVVTATGVVLAAVGGYAFSRFKFVGHDAGMLALMTTQMFPATMLLLPLYIMVAKLHLVNTFLGLMVLYTATALPFCLWQMKGFYDTIPTSLEEAARIDGCSRFQAFYRVVLPLASPALVITALFSFMASWSEYIVAAQILQESDLFTLPLGLKSFQASMSTQWGYYAAASVLVSLPVMVIFIALSRYLVSGLTLGAVKE
- a CDS encoding alpha/beta hydrolase-fold protein, with translation MSLGFLNERLRGTVVVDRLESRLLAGNPLGDPAVRHLPVYLPPAYHTTTARYPLVMILGGLFGSAAGWLAFRSFDENVLELADRLIAAGALPPAVLAFPDCSTRYGGGQYLDSPGTGRYLSHLADEVLPLLEAHYRLRGDAAGRAVAGRSSGGFGALRLVMARPGLFAHCASGSGDLYFEMSARPELARLPSALERLGGLDEFLRGLPALRHLGSDEACVLNVLAQASSYSPSDTPPGFRLPIDPESGELDEEVFALWKTHDPAERVLTNEPERAALAGLQTLYVEAGDRDEYHADLGARVFAQRCRLLGIDRLYHSYPGGHSGGTARWAVMLPLLLERMN